Proteins co-encoded in one Pseudomonas fluorescens genomic window:
- the ubiA gene encoding 4-hydroxybenzoate octaprenyltransferase, with translation MYQSLLKSLNRLNPRAWDFIQLTRMDKPIGIYLLLWPTLWALWIAGKGSPSLANIVIFVLGVVLTRAGGCVINDWADRKVDGHVKRTAQRPIAAGKISSKEALVFFALLMGVSFLLVLCTNAATIWLSLGGLALAFTYPFMKRYTYYPQVVLGAAFSWGMPMAFTAETGELPATAWLLWIANLLWTVGYDTYYAMTDRDDDLKIGVKSTAILFGEADRVIILTLQALSLGCLLLAGSKFELGMWFHLGLLVAAGCYAWEFWYTRDRDRMRCFKAFLHNHWAGLAIFVGIVLDYALR, from the coding sequence ATGTATCAAAGCCTGCTCAAATCCCTGAATCGCTTGAACCCGCGCGCCTGGGACTTCATCCAGTTGACCCGGATGGACAAGCCGATCGGCATTTACCTGCTGCTGTGGCCGACGCTCTGGGCCCTGTGGATTGCCGGCAAAGGTTCGCCATCACTGGCCAACATCGTGATTTTCGTCCTCGGCGTGGTATTGACCCGCGCCGGCGGCTGCGTGATCAACGACTGGGCCGACCGCAAGGTCGACGGCCACGTCAAACGCACTGCGCAGCGGCCTATTGCTGCCGGCAAGATCAGCTCGAAAGAGGCACTGGTGTTCTTCGCCCTGCTGATGGGCGTGAGTTTCCTGCTGGTGCTGTGCACCAACGCCGCGACGATCTGGCTGTCGCTGGGGGGGCTGGCGCTGGCGTTCACCTATCCGTTCATGAAGCGCTACACCTATTACCCGCAAGTGGTGCTGGGGGCGGCGTTTTCCTGGGGCATGCCGATGGCCTTCACCGCCGAGACCGGTGAGTTGCCGGCGACGGCCTGGCTGCTGTGGATCGCCAATCTGCTGTGGACGGTGGGCTACGACACCTATTACGCAATGACCGACCGCGACGATGACTTGAAGATCGGCGTGAAATCCACGGCGATCCTGTTCGGCGAGGCGGACCGGGTGATCATCCTGACCTTGCAGGCACTGTCACTGGGCTGCCTGTTGCTGGCCGGGTCGAAATTCGAGCTGGGGATGTGGTTCCACCTCGGCCTGCTGGTGGCGGCCGGGTGCTACGCCTGGGAGTTCTGGTACACCCGCGACCGGGACCGGATGCGTTGCTTCAAGGCGTTCCTGCACAACCACTGGGCCGGGCTGGCGATTTTCGTCGGGATCGTGCTGGATTACGCGTTGCGCTGA
- a CDS encoding COG4315 family predicted lipoprotein, translated as MTQMTASFKALLMAAALALPGLAMAAEPAMMKDGMMVDHKGMTVYTFDKDAGGKSMCNDKCADNWPPMMAPAGAKAEGKWTVIKRDDGKMQYAYDGKPLYTFKMDAKPGDMMGDGKMEAWHVVREHK; from the coding sequence ATGACACAAATGACTGCTTCCTTTAAGGCTTTGCTGATGGCTGCCGCCCTGGCTTTGCCTGGACTGGCGATGGCGGCCGAGCCGGCCATGATGAAAGACGGCATGATGGTCGATCACAAAGGCATGACCGTTTATACGTTCGACAAGGACGCGGGCGGCAAGTCGATGTGCAATGACAAGTGCGCCGATAACTGGCCACCGATGATGGCGCCGGCAGGTGCGAAGGCGGAAGGCAAGTGGACGGTGATCAAGCGCGATGACGGCAAGATGCAATACGCCTACGACGGCAAGCCGCTGTATACCTTCAAGATGGACGCCAAGCCTGGTGACATGATGGGCGACGGCAAGATGGAAGCGTGGCACGTGGTTCGCGAGCACAAATAA
- the phoB gene encoding phosphate regulon transcriptional regulator PhoB, which produces MVGRSILIVDDEAPIREMIAVALEMAGYDCLEAENSQQAHAIIVDRKPDLILLDWMLPGTSGIELARRLKRDELTGDIPIIMLTAKGEEDNKIQGLEVGADDYITKPFSPRELVARLKAVLRRAGPTDGEAPIEVGGLLLDPISHRVTIDGKPAEMGPTEYRLLQFFMTHQERAYTRGQLLDQVWGGNVYVEERTVDVHIRRLRKALGDAYENLVQTVRGTGYRFSTKA; this is translated from the coding sequence ATGGTTGGCAGGAGCATTCTGATCGTCGACGACGAAGCGCCCATTCGCGAAATGATCGCCGTTGCGTTGGAAATGGCCGGCTATGACTGCCTTGAGGCAGAGAACTCGCAGCAGGCTCACGCCATCATCGTCGACCGCAAACCGGATCTGATCCTGCTCGACTGGATGCTGCCCGGCACCTCCGGCATCGAGCTGGCCCGCCGCCTCAAGCGTGACGAGCTGACCGGGGACATCCCGATCATCATGCTCACGGCCAAGGGTGAAGAAGACAACAAGATCCAGGGTCTGGAAGTCGGTGCCGACGACTACATCACCAAACCGTTTTCCCCGCGTGAACTGGTGGCACGCCTGAAGGCCGTGCTGCGTCGTGCCGGCCCGACCGATGGCGAAGCACCGATCGAAGTCGGCGGCCTGCTGCTCGACCCGATCAGCCACCGCGTGACCATCGACGGCAAACCTGCCGAGATGGGCCCGACCGAATACCGACTACTGCAATTCTTCATGACCCACCAGGAACGTGCCTACACCCGTGGCCAGTTGCTGGACCAGGTCTGGGGCGGCAACGTCTATGTTGAAGAGCGCACCGTCGACGTGCACATCCGGCGCCTGCGCAAGGCCCTCGGCGATGCCTACGAAAATCTGGTACAAACCGTGCGCGGCACCGGCTACCGGTTTTCCACCAAGGCCTGA